The following are encoded in a window of Leptospira selangorensis genomic DNA:
- a CDS encoding adhesin OmpL37 family surface protein — translation MGSKYTRILLFIFAAAPIFFTDKTYAVSPDQTNLAILIDENKINIKFINICVSNLAPPLEEGGGPKSQAGVATAAENAQSGQQTTTSGQTELFKKLNTIDNYRSFKKANQADFNGNMWYFQSNYSLSYKNLKAAQGEMKDIFQVVHENYIKTARILLEAASPMIIRSNDKIAQHLLKLGFRDLKSSEDNFTSAYNSSPYQFRVKLVLFGEGIKIARRARRFALLAMIAAKTPNDDKREFQFVNLDEVRNIAEKENISDYDRIRNTLIDYIDNELLSPKIAPPGEGKDNPVDLLEVHDDNYSFITNGRVSFLEKSNEEIRVDDINKNEALPPVPAQGGNK, via the coding sequence ATGGGTTCGAAATATACACGCATTCTTCTTTTTATATTCGCTGCGGCGCCGATTTTTTTCACGGATAAGACTTATGCAGTTTCTCCGGACCAGACGAATCTTGCGATCCTGATAGATGAGAATAAGATAAACATAAAATTCATCAATATTTGCGTAAGTAATCTTGCACCACCTTTGGAAGAAGGTGGTGGACCTAAATCCCAGGCAGGGGTGGCAACTGCAGCGGAGAATGCTCAGTCCGGACAACAGACCACTACCAGCGGACAAACTGAACTTTTCAAAAAACTGAATACTATAGACAATTATAGATCGTTCAAGAAGGCAAACCAAGCCGACTTCAACGGAAATATGTGGTATTTCCAGAGTAATTATAGTTTATCTTATAAAAACCTGAAGGCCGCGCAAGGGGAGATGAAAGATATCTTCCAAGTAGTTCACGAAAATTATATCAAAACTGCTCGTATCCTTTTAGAAGCTGCTTCTCCGATGATCATTCGTTCTAACGATAAGATCGCACAACATTTATTGAAGTTAGGATTTAGGGATCTCAAATCCTCCGAAGATAATTTTACAAGTGCTTATAATTCCTCTCCTTACCAATTTAGAGTAAAATTAGTACTTTTTGGAGAAGGGATCAAAATCGCAAGAAGAGCCAGAAGATTTGCACTTCTCGCAATGATCGCAGCGAAAACTCCTAATGATGATAAACGTGAGTTCCAATTCGTGAACTTGGACGAGGTCAGAAATATAGCGGAGAAGGAAAATATCTCCGACTATGATCGTATCAGAAATACTTTAATTGATTATATAGATAACGAATTACTTTCTCCAAAGATTGCGCCTCCAGGAGAAGGAAAAGATAACCCTGTAGATTTGCTCGAAGTCCACGATGATAATTATAGTTTTATCACTAATGGAAGGGTTTCCTTTTTAGAAAAAAGTAATGAAGAGATCCGCGTAGACGATATCAATAAAAATGAAGCGTTACCTCCTGTTCCTGCCCAAGGAGGGAACAAGTAA